The genomic stretch ACAGTGGGATCGACGAGGCTTCCTGCAAGATCAGCGCATCTTTGTTACGCAGCCCCTCTTCTGTTTCCTTGCAGCTCTTGGCAACAGGCTTATACCCCGTCACGGTTTTGCCCGTTTTCGTCAGCGCCTGTAATAACGCCTTCGATACGACTGTTTTTCCAACGGCAGTATCCGTTCCTGTAACAAACATACGCTTTAACATGAAAACACCACTCCGGCAGGCCCCACCTGAAAAAATAAACCTCAAAAAACGTACTGATGAAGCCTAAAGTCTAGGGGATGGGCCTGTGGAGCGGCTTGCGTTAGCGCAATGTTTTGTCGGTAAGCGAAGACACGACGCGATACTGATTAACCCTGCATCAGTTTAATCAGTAAAGAACCGTTATAGAGCGCATCCTTGATGAGAGCGGCACCGGGCACCGTTCCCTGATTATAAAAATGGGTCGATGTGACTTGCAAATGGTGACTATAAGCCGGTAATGCCTGACGGCGGATGCAATCAAGAATGGCAGGATACAGAATATCAGCGGCCTGATTAAGCGGAGAACCAATGAGAATTTTTTCCGGATTGAACAGGTTAACCATGATAGCGGTAATACGGCCCACGTTATTGCCAACATCAACGATAATATCTTTTGCCAGCTGATCGCCGTTCAGCGCTGCCTCACACAGCGATTCGACCGTCAACGGTGAGCCATGCAACAGTGAACTCATTGAACCTTTCAGGCGCTGCTGGGCCAGCTCCAGCATACTTTCGATGCTGGCAACCGTTTCTAGGCACCCGTGATTACCGCAATAACAGCGCTTACCATAAGGGTCAACCTGCGTGTGACCAATTTCCACCAGCGTTCGGCTACCGGCATGCAGTATACGCCCGCCGGTAATAATGCCGGCACCGACGTTATGATCGATAACAATCTGGATAACGTTTTGGCAACCGCGTGATGCGCCAAACAACGCTTCTGCCATCGTCCAGGCGCAAATATCATGTTGCAGATAAACTGGCACCCCTGTGCGCTTTTCCAGCGCCGGGCCGATCGCCATTTCTTCTACGGCGTAAAACGGCATACGGTGAATGATGCCAGTGGATGAGTCCACCATACCGGGTGACGTGATGGCGATAGCGGTCAGTCGTTCCAACTGACGTTGGTGGCGGATAAAAAACTGATCGATGTCCGTCAGAATGCGTTCCAGTAGTGGCTGGGGATGTTCACTCGGTAAATCAACCTTGTCCTCCACCACCAGATGGCCGCTCAAATCACGCAGGGCCAACGTCATCACCTGGTTGCTGATTCGTACCGATAGGTAGTGCCAGGCTTCGGTATCCAACACCAGGCCGATTGCCGGCCGCCCACGGCTTCCCATTTCCTGGTACTCGGTTTCCCGTACCAGATGCGCTTCCATCAATTCGCGCACGATTTTGGTAATACTAGCGGGAGCAAGCTGGGCCTGTTTTGACAACTCAATGCGGGAGATGGGGCCATGTTCATCGATCAGTCGATAAACGCCACCTGCATTCATCTGTTTGATCTGATCGATGTGTCCCGGCTGACCACTGACAATCACGGTAAAGCGGCTCCTGCAATTAGGCGTAATGGGTATTTTTTACGCTGTAAAATAAAAAACTGAGGCTATGGTGGAGCTTTTGTAAATAGCCGTCAAATATTTGATTCGATATGTGATTAACCGCACATATTTTTGAGGGTATTACCCAACATTAGCGTGATTAACGTCTGGGCGGCGGTGTTCAGCGGGCGATGCTGGTGGGTTACTAACCACATTTCACTGATAGCGTCTTTTTCCTGCAACGACAGGTATTTTACGCCATCTATCCGGATACGACGGAATGACGCTGGCAACAAGGAAACCCCTAACCCGGATGAGACCAGACCGATAATCGTCATCGCCTCGCCGACTTCCTGCGTAATGTACGGTGTAATGCCGTATCTTTTGAGCAAATTCAGGACTTCATCGTACAGCGCCGTTCCCACCTCACGGGCAAAAAACACGAAGGGTTCATTGGCTAACTGCTGGATACTGATATGCCCGCCGGGAACAGAAGCCAGCGGGTGTTCCTCATGCACAACCGCCACCATTGGCTCATGCAGTAGTAGCTGATGACGCAGCATATCCGGCAATGGGTTGTTACGCATGACGCCCAGATCCAGCTTACCGTCAAGCAACGGTGCAATCTGTTGCTTAGTGTTGATCTCCATCATCTGGATATGTACTTCAGGATAGCTCTGGCGAAACTGCAACAGACTACGCGAAACCTGTTTAACAAACGGAGCTGATGAGGTGAAACCGATATTAAGCTCCCCTATTTCACCGCGCTGAATGCGGGCCGCTCGCTCTGCCGCCTGATTGACCTGGCTGATGATGGCCCAGGCCTCTTTCAGAAATAATTCGCCCGCCTGTGTCAGGCGTACATTACGGTTATTTCGCTCCAACAGTTGAGCGCCGATTTGCTCTTCCAGAGCCTGAATCTGCTGGCTGAGCGGTGGCTGAGAAATATGCAATCTTTCCGCTGCCCGCCCAAAATGCAGCTCTTCGGCGACGGCAATGAAGTAGCGTAAATGCCTGAGCTCAATATTCATATTTATAAAATATCATTATTAACAATTAATATATTATACAAAACAATCGAGCTAATTCTATGATTTACCCACTGATGTTTTTGCCGTATTTTTCCGGATAAGGATTGATTTTGAGTACCCCCATGTCTGCACAGAGAATGTCCGTTTCTGTCACTGACGATATCCAACCTCAACGCGACACCCGCGTTCCTGTTTACAAAAATCCATTTATCAGCCGAGGTACGCCGTCGTTCATTCGCGTTACGCTCGCCTTGTTTTCTGCCGGTCTGGCGACCTTTGCCCTGTTGTACTGCGTACAGCCGATATTGCCGATATTGTCGCAGGCTTTTGGCGTATCTCCGGCCACCAGCAGCCTGTCGCTTTCCGTTTCCACGATGACGATGGCTGTCGGATTGTTATTTACCGGCCCGCTATCAGACACCATTGGTCGTAAAAATGTCATGGTGGTATCGCTACTACTGGCGTCGGTATTTACCCTGATAGGTTGCATGATGACCAACTGGGTCGGCCTGTTGGTGATGCGCGCTCTGGTTGGCTTATCGCTCAGCGGTGTGGGCGCGGTAGCCATGACCTACCTGAGTGAAGAAATCCATCCCAGTGTGGTGGCATTTTCTATGGGGTTGTATATTAGCGGTAACTCAATTGGCGGGATGAGCGGCCGTCTGTTAACCGGGGTCATTGCTGATTTTTTCGGCTGGCGTGTATCCATCACCTGTATTGGCATCGTCGCGTTACTGGCCTCATTGACGTTTTGGCGGATATTGCCTGATTCTCATCACTTTCGTGCCGGTTCGCTGCGCCCCAAAACACTGTGGATCAATACCCGTTTACACTGGCGTGATGCTGGTCTACCGTTGTTATTTGCCGAAGGGTTCCTGCTGATGGGCTCCTTTGTGACGCTGTTCAACTATATTGGCTATCGCTTGCTGGATGCCCCTTACAACCTGAGTCAAACGGTGGTGGGTTTGCTGTCGGTGGTCTTCCTCACCGGTAGCTACGCATCACCACGCGCCGGGGCGATGATTGCTCGTTTCGGCCGGGGACCGGTATTGGTCGGCAGTATTATGCTGATGTTATCAGGCCTTCTATTGACCCTGTTCAGTTCGCTGCTGATGATGTTTTTGGGGATGATGCTCTTTGCCGCCGGGTTCTTTGCCGCCCACTCGGTTGCCAGTAGTTGGATTGGTTTGCGTGCATTGCGTGCGAAAGGTCAGGCTTCGTCGCAGTATCTATTCTGTTATTATCTGGGGTCGAGCCTCGCGGGTACTTCAGGTGGTTTCTTTTGGTATCACTATGGTTGGACGGGGTTGGTGCTGTTTCTGTCATGCTTGCTGACGCTGGCTATCGGTTTAGGATTCAAGCTGAAATCCCTGAAAAATTGATTCAACGGTGACTTATCTCCCCCCTTCTACCCACCGGTGCTGAAAATTCAGAATCGGTGGGTACTCTGCTTTTTCGTACTACCAAGCTGATAAAAAGATGCGTTGCTGAACTGGGCGTTTGGGATATAATAAATAGTATGTTGTAACTAATTTGATGTTGATAATTATGCCTGCCTACGACCTGATTGAACGGATGAACCACTGCTTTACCTCACTGGAAGCGCATCTGGCTGAAATGCATCAATTGTTTCTCGCCTTTCAATTTACCGGCGGGCGCTTGTTTACCCTTCCTTCGGTAGAAAAAGGTACAGAGCATGACCCGGTAACGCATATTCAGGTTACGCCCGTCACTGGTATAGAAGCCCGAGATATCGGTTTGCAGCATTTTCGGCATTTATTCATTCACCACTACGCTGAAACTATCAGTAGCAAAGCAGCCATCCGCCTGCCCGGCGTACTGTGTTTTCGGGTTAATAACGCTGAATCACGACAGGCTCGTCAGTTAGTGACGAACATAAACGCCCGGAAAAAGGAACTGGAGCAGATCATCACCGTGGAGTCTGGACTGGAACCCGAACAGCGCTTCGATTTTGTCCATGCCCACCTCAAAGGGCTGATAACACTGAGCGCCTATCGCACCATTACCCTGCTGCTTGATCCGGCCTCGGTGAGATTTGGCTGGGCGAACAAGAACATCATCAACAACATTACCCGTGATACGTTACTGGAAAAACTGGAGAAAAGTCTGCAGGCAGGACGCAGCCAGGCCCCTTACAGCAAGGAGCAATGGGCATCGTTGCTGGAGCAGGAAATCCGAGATGTGAAGCGCCTGCCGGAACAGGCGTTGCTAAAAATCAAGCGGCCCGTGAAAGTTCAGCCGATTGCACGGGTCTGGTATCAGGAACAGCAGAAGCAAGTACAGCATCCCTGCCCGTCACCGCTGCTGGTGTTGTGTCATCAGGATACGATGCCGGTGATGGGAGACCTCAATGACTACGATGCTGACAACATTCAGCATCGCCATCGACCCAAAGCCAAGCCGTTGCGGTTACTGATCCCGCGCTTGCATCTGTATACCGATGACGGTGCCTGAGTATCACGGTTTCATACTGCTGACCATGTCCTCTGGGCGAACCCACTGCGTAAATTGCTCCTCAGTGAGATAGCCCAGTTTCAAGGCTGATGCCTTCAGTGTCAGCCCCTCTTTATGCGCTTTTTTGGCGATTTCAGCGGCCTTGTCATAACCAATATGCGGATTGAGCGCGGTCACCAGCATCAGCGACTCATTCAGCAATTGGTTGATCCGCTCGCGGTTAGGTTCAATGCCCACGGCGCAATGCTCGTTAAAGCTCTTCATACCATCAGCCAATAACCGAACGGATTGCAGGAAATTGTGAATCACCATCGGCCGAAAGACATTCAGCTCAAAGTTACCGGATGCGCCCCCAAGATTAACCGCCACATCGTTCCCCATCACCTGGCAACACAGCATGGTCATCGCTTCACACTGTGTCGGGTTGACTTTCCCCGGCATAATCGAGCTACCGGGCTCATTTTCCGGAATGGCAATCTCGCCAATACCGCAACGAGGCCCGGAGGACAGCCAGCGCACATCATTCGCAATCTTCATCAATGATGCGGCCAGCCCCTTCAGTGCACCGTGCGCGTGTACCAGCGCATCACAGGTGGCCAACGCCTCAAATTTATTCGGCGCACTCACAAAGGGATGCCCAGTCAACGCAGCCAGTTCAGCCGCCACCCGTACCGCGTATTCAGGGTGTGTATTCAACCCGGTACCGACAGCTGTACCACCTAACGCCAGTTCACACAGGTGAGGAATGCTATTTTCGAGATGGCGCACATTATGCGATAGCATCGCTACCCAGCCAGAAATCTCCTGCCCTAACGTCAGCGGCGTTGCATCCTGCAGGTGAGTGCGGCCAATCTTGACGATATCGGCAAACTGCGTCGCCTTATCCGCGAGGGTCTGTTGTAACACGTTCAATTCAGGGATCAGATGTTCACGCAGCACGGTCACTGCCGCAACGTGCATGGCGGTAGGAAAAACATCGTTAGAACTCTGGCTTTTATTGACATCATCATTCGGGTGCACCAGCCGGTCATTACCCCGCACGCCCCCCAACAATTCGCTGGCCCGATTCGCCAGAACCTCGTTCATGTTCATGTTGGTTTGCGTGCCAGAGCCCGTCTGCCAGATAGCCAGCGGGAATTCTCCGACGTGCTGACCACTCAGGACTTCGTCTGCCGCTTGAATAATGGCATCACCTTTATTGTCGGCTAATAACCCTAAATCCATGTTGACGCGCGCTGCCGCACGTTTGGTCTGTGCCAGCGCCATGATCAGTGCACCTGGCATTTTTTCTTCCGAAATACGAAAGTGCTCCAGTGAACGCTGGGTCTGAGCACCCCACAAATGCGTTGCCGGCACGGCAATCGGCCCCATGGAATCTTTCTCAATACGCGTGTCTGACATGGTTTTCTCCTTTGCGAAACACGTCATTTTCAGATGACTGCGAATTATTACCCTTCTGGAATCATGGCATATAAAGCATTAGCATAGCGGGCATTGAGATGGCGGAACCTTTTCAGGCGCGATTACCCGCCGTTATCGCCATGAAATTAACAATCCATTTAATAGCAGGAAAATATTATGCAAAAAATGCGCAACAATGTGCAGCATTATGCCTGGGGCAGTAAACACGCGTTAACCGAACTGTATGGGATTGAAAACCCAGACAATCAACCCATGGCAGAGCTGTGGATGGGAGCGCACCCGAAAAGTAGCTCTCTCTTACTTGATGAGCAGGGGCAGGCACAGAGCCTTCGGGATCTGATCAATAAAGACCCGGCCGGTTTTTTAGGTACGGCGGTAGCAAAACGCTTTGGTGAGTTACCTTTTCTTTTCAAGGTATTATGTGCTGAACAGCCGTTATCGATTCAGGTTCACCCCAGTAAGTCTGCGGCCGAAGTCGGGTTTGCGCGTGAAAATGCCGCCGGTATAGCGCTTGACTCCCCACAACGCAATTACAAAGACGCTAATCACAAACCGGAGTTGGTCTTTGCCCTCACCCCTTATCTGGCGATGAATGGCTTTCGTGAGCTGACAGCGATCACCGGTTTGTTGCAACCACTAGCCAACGCCCACCCGGCTATCGCCGCATTTTTGTCATGCCCTGATAGCACAACGCTCAGTACCTTGTTCTCCAGCCTGTTGAGCATGGAAGGCGAGCAGAAAGCCTCCGCTATCGCCGGACT from Dickeya zeae NCPPB 2538 encodes the following:
- a CDS encoding ROK family transcriptional regulator — protein: MIVSGQPGHIDQIKQMNAGGVYRLIDEHGPISRIELSKQAQLAPASITKIVRELMEAHLVRETEYQEMGSRGRPAIGLVLDTEAWHYLSVRISNQVMTLALRDLSGHLVVEDKVDLPSEHPQPLLERILTDIDQFFIRHQRQLERLTAIAITSPGMVDSSTGIIHRMPFYAVEEMAIGPALEKRTGVPVYLQHDICAWTMAEALFGASRGCQNVIQIVIDHNVGAGIITGGRILHAGSRTLVEIGHTQVDPYGKRCYCGNHGCLETVASIESMLELAQQRLKGSMSSLLHGSPLTVESLCEAALNGDQLAKDIIVDVGNNVGRITAIMVNLFNPEKILIGSPLNQAADILYPAILDCIRRQALPAYSHHLQVTSTHFYNQGTVPGAALIKDALYNGSLLIKLMQG
- a CDS encoding LysR family transcriptional regulator codes for the protein MNIELRHLRYFIAVAEELHFGRAAERLHISQPPLSQQIQALEEQIGAQLLERNNRNVRLTQAGELFLKEAWAIISQVNQAAERAARIQRGEIGELNIGFTSSAPFVKQVSRSLLQFRQSYPEVHIQMMEINTKQQIAPLLDGKLDLGVMRNNPLPDMLRHQLLLHEPMVAVVHEEHPLASVPGGHISIQQLANEPFVFFAREVGTALYDEVLNLLKRYGITPYITQEVGEAMTIIGLVSSGLGVSLLPASFRRIRIDGVKYLSLQEKDAISEMWLVTHQHRPLNTAAQTLITLMLGNTLKNMCG
- a CDS encoding MFS transporter codes for the protein MSVSVTDDIQPQRDTRVPVYKNPFISRGTPSFIRVTLALFSAGLATFALLYCVQPILPILSQAFGVSPATSSLSLSVSTMTMAVGLLFTGPLSDTIGRKNVMVVSLLLASVFTLIGCMMTNWVGLLVMRALVGLSLSGVGAVAMTYLSEEIHPSVVAFSMGLYISGNSIGGMSGRLLTGVIADFFGWRVSITCIGIVALLASLTFWRILPDSHHFRAGSLRPKTLWINTRLHWRDAGLPLLFAEGFLLMGSFVTLFNYIGYRLLDAPYNLSQTVVGLLSVVFLTGSYASPRAGAMIARFGRGPVLVGSIMLMLSGLLLTLFSSLLMMFLGMMLFAAGFFAAHSVASSWIGLRALRAKGQASSQYLFCYYLGSSLAGTSGGFFWYHYGWTGLVLFLSCLLTLAIGLGFKLKSLKN
- the tus gene encoding DNA replication terminus site-binding protein → MPAYDLIERMNHCFTSLEAHLAEMHQLFLAFQFTGGRLFTLPSVEKGTEHDPVTHIQVTPVTGIEARDIGLQHFRHLFIHHYAETISSKAAIRLPGVLCFRVNNAESRQARQLVTNINARKKELEQIITVESGLEPEQRFDFVHAHLKGLITLSAYRTITLLLDPASVRFGWANKNIINNITRDTLLEKLEKSLQAGRSQAPYSKEQWASLLEQEIRDVKRLPEQALLKIKRPVKVQPIARVWYQEQQKQVQHPCPSPLLVLCHQDTMPVMGDLNDYDADNIQHRHRPKAKPLRLLIPRLHLYTDDGA
- the fumC gene encoding class II fumarate hydratase, with amino-acid sequence MSDTRIEKDSMGPIAVPATHLWGAQTQRSLEHFRISEEKMPGALIMALAQTKRAAARVNMDLGLLADNKGDAIIQAADEVLSGQHVGEFPLAIWQTGSGTQTNMNMNEVLANRASELLGGVRGNDRLVHPNDDVNKSQSSNDVFPTAMHVAAVTVLREHLIPELNVLQQTLADKATQFADIVKIGRTHLQDATPLTLGQEISGWVAMLSHNVRHLENSIPHLCELALGGTAVGTGLNTHPEYAVRVAAELAALTGHPFVSAPNKFEALATCDALVHAHGALKGLAASLMKIANDVRWLSSGPRCGIGEIAIPENEPGSSIMPGKVNPTQCEAMTMLCCQVMGNDVAVNLGGASGNFELNVFRPMVIHNFLQSVRLLADGMKSFNEHCAVGIEPNRERINQLLNESLMLVTALNPHIGYDKAAEIAKKAHKEGLTLKASALKLGYLTEEQFTQWVRPEDMVSSMKP
- the manA gene encoding mannose-6-phosphate isomerase encodes the protein MQKMRNNVQHYAWGSKHALTELYGIENPDNQPMAELWMGAHPKSSSLLLDEQGQAQSLRDLINKDPAGFLGTAVAKRFGELPFLFKVLCAEQPLSIQVHPSKSAAEVGFARENAAGIALDSPQRNYKDANHKPELVFALTPYLAMNGFRELTAITGLLQPLANAHPAIAAFLSCPDSTTLSTLFSSLLSMEGEQKASAIAGLKEVLSHQHGEPWDTIRFIAQFYPDDGGLFSPLLLNVVTLQPGEAMFLYAETPHAYLQGVALEVMANSDNVLRAGLTPKYIDIPELLANVRFESKPADTLLTSPVKTANELSFPIPVDDFAFSLHYLTDVPQMLSQQSAAIIFCVEGQAVLEHGAQQVRLLPGESCFIPASESPVHIQGKGQIARVYNRPLLV